Part of the Cupriavidus basilensis genome is shown below.
TGCGCCCGACCTGCCGGTGCTTGGCGAGCTGCCGCGCACGCTGCGCGGCACGCTCTACCGTAACGGGCCAAACCCGCAGTACGCCCCGCGCGATGCGCATTACCACTGGTTCATCGGCGACGGCATGGTGCACGCCTTCCACATGGAAGACGGCCGCGTGCGCTACCGCAACCGCTGGGTACGCACCAACAAGTTCCAGCGCGAGCAAGCTGCTGGGCATGCGCTGTTCGGCAGCTGGGGCAACCCGGCCACCACCGATCCGTCAGTGCTTGGGCAGAACGCCGGCGTGGCCAATACCAATATCCTCAGCCACGCCGGCCGCCTGCTGGCGCTGGAAGAAGCCGACCTGCCGGTGGAGCTGGACGCCCAGACCCTGGCCACGCGCGGCGATGTCGACTACGGCGGCAAGCTCACCGGCGCGATGACCGCGCACCCCAAGGTGGACCCGGTGAACGGCGAGATGGTGTTCTTCGCCTACTCGGCCGATGGCCCCTTCACCCCCGGCATGCGCTACGGCGTGGTGGATCGCAACGGGCAGCTGCAGCGCCTCGAACACTTCGAGGCGCCGTTTCCCAGCATGGTCCACGATTTCATGGTCACGCAGAAGCATGTGCTGTTTCCCATCCTGCCGCTCACCGGCAGCATGGAGCGGGCCATGCGCGGCGAGCCGGCTTACGCGTGGGAGCCGCAAAAGGGCTCGCACATCGGCATCATGCCGCGCAATGGCGGCACCGTGCAGATGCGCTGGTTCCATGGCGAGGCCTGCTACGTATTTCACGTGATGAATGCCTGGGACGCCGGCAACAAGGTCATCGCCGACGTGATGCAGTATGAATCCTCCCCCATCTTCAATCCCAACGGCGACGGCACCGGCGCTCGGCTGTGCCG
Proteins encoded:
- a CDS encoding carotenoid oxygenase family protein; translation: MSQPFPSTPYLSGNFAPILMECDAPDLPVLGELPRTLRGTLYRNGPNPQYAPRDAHYHWFIGDGMVHAFHMEDGRVRYRNRWVRTNKFQREQAAGHALFGSWGNPATTDPSVLGQNAGVANTNILSHAGRLLALEEADLPVELDAQTLATRGDVDYGGKLTGAMTAHPKVDPVNGEMVFFAYSADGPFTPGMRYGVVDRNGQLQRLEHFEAPFPSMVHDFMVTQKHVLFPILPLTGSMERAMRGEPAYAWEPQKGSHIGIMPRNGGTVQMRWFHGEACYVFHVMNAWDAGNKVIADVMQYESSPIFNPNGDGTGARLCRWTFDMAGKSDTFTREYLDDMAGEFPRFDERFSTLPYHHGYYALRQYESSARGSYDSLAHLDLRSGKRATYQLPEGDALSEPVFVPRAADSAEGDGWLLATVYRGVQARSDLVVLDASAIADGPVATVQLSHRVPFGFHGNWCGAD